A section of the Pochonia chlamydosporia 170 chromosome 2, whole genome shotgun sequence genome encodes:
- a CDS encoding plastocyanin-like domain-containing protein, translated as MSIKVTPWDKDNHVFAKHNFTLSIDTNSAYKTIYTMQYSTLTIATLSLLGTRVSAKTISIEVGRNGASFSPNSVTAAVGDILEYRFAGGRHSVVRADFSRGCTPASNNGFSSGLQSSGAVFQVTVTNTDPIFFYCSAGSHCQNGMVGVVNPSSAQSLDKFKSTARASKDNVSPGSPFGGVFPSTRGISAARAYQPVGGVAAVAAAAQPH; from the exons ATGAGTATAAAAGTCACGCCATGGGACAAGGACAATCATGTTTTTGCCAAACACAACTTCACCCTCTCAATAGACACAAATTCAGCTTACAAAACGATTTATACGATGCAGTATTCGACCCTCACTATCGCCACCTTGTCTTTGCTGGGCACACGCGTCAGTGCAAAGACTATATCCATCGAAGTTGGCAGAAACGGCGCTTCATTTAGCCCCAACTCCGTGACAGCAGCAGTTGGTGATATCTTGGAATACCGTTTCGCTGGAGGCCGACACAGCGTCGTCAGGGCAGACTTCAGCCGGGGTTGCACTCCGGCTAGCAACAACGGCTTCTCCTCCGGCCTCCAAAGCAGT GGAGCGGTGTTCCAAGTCACCGTCACTAACACTGATCCGATATTCTTTTACTGTTCAGCTGGAAGCCATTGCCAGAATGGTATGGTGGGAGTTGTGAACCCGTCCTCTGCTCAGAGTCTGGACAAGTTCAAAAGCACAGCAAGGGCTTCCAAAGACAATGTCAGCCCTGGTTCCCCTTTCGGCGGTGTCTTTCCTTCAACTCGAGGGATCTCTGCCGCGAGAGCGTATCAGCCAGTTGGAGGGGTCGCTGCtgtagctgctgctgcgcaGCCGCACTAA